AAGTCTTGATTCTTCCAAATCGATATCACTTGTTTGAAGTCTTAAGCAAATCATATCGCAGAAACTCTACGCGCGCCACGTCTTTATTATATGGTTAAAAGATCGCTCCAAGCATCTCCTGAGGGAATTAAACAAGCCAAACGAGCCTTTGCGCTAAAAGGATGGACTCAGGAAAATCTAGCAGGGGAAGCTAGCTTAAAGACGCGTCAGCCGATTTGGCGTTTTTTCACCGGTAAAACCGTTGATCGCCAGGCGTTTATGGAAATTTGTTCGATTCTGGATTTGGATTGGCGGGAGATAGCGCTAAATCCACCCGCAGAATTTCCCGAACCAGGAGAGTTGAAGAAAACTAATATTGATGCTTTGGTGCAAGAAGTGCGATCGCAACGCAGGGATACCATCGCCAACCAATGCGGTATCTTGCAGTTACTAGACATCAGCCATCCGGTCAAAATTGATGACATTTATGTTGATATCAATATTTTGGAACAAATTGCTAGTCAACAGTGGGTTGAGATTGCTGAGCTGCAAAACTTGGAACCTCCTCAATTCGATCGCGTTGGTTTAGGAGAAGTCGAGCAGATGCAAATACCGGGAATACAAGCTGTTGAAACCTACTCAAAGCTCAGAGTTTTGGGTAGACCGGGGGTTGGTAAAACTACCTTTTTGCAACATCTTGCCATTCAGTGTAATCGAGGCGAGTTCGCAGCCAATCAAGTGCCGATTTTTATCTCACTCAGAGAGTTTGCCCAAGAGTCTAAGCACAGTGGTGAATTTAGCCTTTTTAACTACATCCATCAGACATTGCTCACTTCAGGAATTTCTAACCCGTCCACCCTTGAAAGCTTACTGCAAGTGGGTCGAGTTCTGCTGTTGTTAGATGGCATGGATGAAGTCTTAAACCAGGATATTACAGGGGTTATTAGAGAAATTCGCAAATTCTCAGAAACATATCATCGCGCTCGATATGTGGTAACCTGTCGCACCGCTGCCCAAAAACTCCAGATCAGAGGCTTCACCGATGTAGAAATTGCTCCCTTTACCCAAGAACAAATCAGCAGTTTTGCCCAGAAGTGGTTTGTGGCACTTACCAAAACAACTACTCAAGCGGGGGAGGATCAGTCGGCTCAGTTTATGCAGAAGTTGGAGTTGCCGGAAAACTGGCAGTTTCGGAAACTAGTAGTTACGCCTCTGTTTTTGCATCTGGCTTGCTGGGTGTTTTCTGGTCAAGGAAAATTTCCCACCAAGCGCGCTGAGTTTTATAAACAAGGGCTGGATTTGTTGCTAGGGAAATGGGATGAAGCAAGAGGAGTCGAACGGGATGAAGTT
Above is a window of Gloeocapsa sp. PCC 73106 DNA encoding:
- a CDS encoding NACHT domain-containing NTPase, with amino-acid sequence MVKRSLQASPEGIKQAKRAFALKGWTQENLAGEASLKTRQPIWRFFTGKTVDRQAFMEICSILDLDWREIALNPPAEFPEPGELKKTNIDALVQEVRSQRRDTIANQCGILQLLDISHPVKIDDIYVDINILEQIASQQWVEIAELQNLEPPQFDRVGLGEVEQMQIPGIQAVETYSKLRVLGRPGVGKTTFLQHLAIQCNRGEFAANQVPIFISLREFAQESKHSGEFSLFNYIHQTLLTSGISNPSTLESLLQVGRVLLLLDGMDEVLNQDITGVIREIRKFSETYHRARYVVTCRTAAQKLQIRGFTDVEIAPFTQEQISSFAQKWFVALTKTTTQAGEDQSAQFMQKLELPENWQFRKLVVTPLFLHLACWVFSGQGKFPTKRAEFYKQGLDLLLGKWDEARGVERDEVYRGFLLPQKLRLLSQLAAVTFEQGHYFFEQRIIEQYIGDYLRNLPGSTLEPEELQLESEAMLKAIEAQHGLLIERARGIFSFSYLAFQEYFTARKIVASHNLRALEQALGGLVSHITDPHWREVFLLTTAMLRSADGLVQLMKQQIDALVAQDSYLQEFLSWATEKSQEIPEATKVTTARAFYLGLAQNPHTLDRFTLASTLDQGMFLDAALENLLVEFASNHSRDFAYVNECSKALNNILVMVLDAGFYKSLQQLKDQLPPPSQNQERLQLWWQKNYSAWVEQLRKTIANYRNINHPWQFTPEQQQVLQRYYDANQLLIDCLNSNCEVTEAVRQEIEATLLLPQKELESREWQ